One part of the Candidatus Latescibacter sp. genome encodes these proteins:
- a CDS encoding MBL fold metallo-hydrolase: HTPGHTPDSICILAGNDLLTGDTLFVGKVGGTGYGQDAQDEYDSLHRKLMTLPPDTRIWPGHDYGLRPSSTIGEELEQNPFILRDSFETFLELKIGWAEYKRIHGIK; encoded by the coding sequence CATACGCCGGGACACACGCCTGATTCGATCTGCATTCTGGCCGGAAACGATCTGTTGACCGGAGATACGCTGTTTGTGGGAAAAGTAGGGGGAACAGGATACGGACAGGACGCGCAGGATGAGTACGACAGCCTGCATCGGAAGCTTATGACACTCCCGCCTGATACCCGTATATGGCCAGGACATGATTATGGACTCAGACCTTCTTCCACTATCGGCGAAGAGCTTGAGCAGAACCCGTTCATCCTCAGGGATTCATTCGAGACATTCCTGGAATTAAAAATTGGGTGGGCGGAATACAAGCGGATTCATGGGATAAAGTAA